From Corynebacterium frankenforstense DSM 45800, the proteins below share one genomic window:
- a CDS encoding DUF6541 family protein: protein MTVTAAAAPTASTAATTAGIPELVLLCALMLAALVVPGLLIGLALTRRPGLSAAASAPATVGVLGFFGWAFGGLGVPVNLMSLTLSWVFVLALALPLGVIATQRRRERERADAERGGEYDPRRPGALGAGHARGGRGAHALRRDVGKRGARHAGGNPGATPWAWAQALLSAGTVAALVVWAGTDVARRIMDAGDRGLRSIPQGWDMHWHASLVHWVHETGVISPTRTGELRYAEDAKEVYYPTGWHVACDYAGEVAYRITGREWDTVEVLNLFMGVSMAVAAAGAAAALVWIGAGFLLRRSGNFPLDLASVATRWAATTLAAASALLLPAWQIIFFDGSWPAGFGIGLAGIAVAVAAAAAVTVDARWAASALAALAVLGAVQTHASAATVVGAGLAFWLIQQLVKPALGATRLGALWHLVLTAVLTAVPFIPQFLVGLGNVDEVTGYDQQLVDDRADSLSQALMMETKFWDMYGDDTVWYALIIAGLVGLAVLAFTGGTWLTALWTLGFGGTVYCLMPFDNWLGTALEMFTAFHYNASHRVVLICAMAVSAGVGALIAALGAALQLWAARARRGGREQIDDAPVADAETDLAVGGVDDMDRTDAGRTDLDRTDADRADGDRTAGDVESARPGGSHAVGRGTVTGAAAQDPETGVMPVVDAAPAVIEPAGRDAGDDAEEAAGRGGWVQAAQAAAVVGAAALVMTTQLPAVASAEDHGLQLMTASADRQGRVISKADLRAFDFLREQVDASPEPFSILSAPEEGMGWGYIIDDLPMVFSHYLNDRQTDPLDTTQLVFHADLINGDPLNPMDEAACRLGVRYIIASPPMFWPNLEPYGSFVNLANAPGLTLVHEERGAEPIDDVFVYEVDSWDPRYCRSVR from the coding sequence GTGACGGTCACCGCCGCCGCAGCGCCGACGGCCAGCACCGCGGCGACCACCGCGGGCATCCCCGAGCTGGTTCTGCTGTGCGCGCTCATGCTCGCCGCGCTGGTGGTCCCGGGTCTGCTCATCGGTCTGGCGCTCACCCGCCGCCCCGGCCTGTCCGCGGCGGCCTCGGCGCCGGCCACCGTCGGTGTGCTCGGGTTCTTCGGGTGGGCCTTCGGCGGGCTGGGCGTCCCGGTCAACCTGATGAGCCTCACCCTGTCCTGGGTCTTCGTGCTCGCCCTGGCGCTGCCCCTCGGGGTCATCGCCACCCAGCGGCGGCGCGAGCGCGAACGTGCCGACGCCGAACGCGGCGGGGAGTACGACCCGCGCCGGCCCGGCGCGCTCGGCGCCGGCCACGCACGCGGCGGGCGGGGCGCACACGCGCTGCGACGCGACGTCGGCAAGCGGGGCGCGCGCCACGCCGGCGGCAACCCGGGGGCCACGCCGTGGGCCTGGGCGCAGGCGCTGCTCTCGGCGGGCACGGTCGCCGCGCTCGTAGTCTGGGCCGGCACGGACGTCGCCCGGCGCATCATGGACGCCGGCGACCGGGGCCTGCGCTCGATCCCGCAGGGCTGGGACATGCACTGGCACGCCTCGCTGGTGCACTGGGTCCACGAGACGGGCGTGATCTCGCCGACGCGCACCGGCGAGCTGCGCTACGCCGAGGACGCCAAGGAGGTCTACTACCCCACCGGATGGCACGTGGCCTGCGACTACGCCGGCGAGGTCGCCTACCGGATCACCGGGCGCGAGTGGGACACCGTCGAGGTGCTCAACCTGTTCATGGGCGTCTCGATGGCGGTGGCGGCCGCCGGTGCGGCCGCGGCGCTGGTCTGGATCGGCGCCGGGTTCCTGCTGCGCCGCAGCGGAAACTTCCCGCTCGACCTGGCCTCGGTGGCCACCCGCTGGGCGGCGACCACGCTGGCCGCGGCCTCCGCGCTGCTGCTGCCGGCCTGGCAGATCATCTTCTTCGACGGCTCCTGGCCGGCCGGCTTCGGCATCGGGCTGGCGGGCATCGCCGTGGCGGTCGCGGCGGCCGCGGCCGTGACCGTCGACGCGCGCTGGGCGGCCTCGGCGCTGGCGGCGCTCGCCGTCCTCGGCGCGGTGCAGACGCACGCCTCGGCGGCCACCGTCGTCGGCGCCGGCCTGGCGTTCTGGCTGATCCAGCAGCTGGTCAAGCCCGCGCTCGGGGCCACTCGGCTGGGCGCGCTGTGGCACCTGGTGCTCACCGCGGTGCTCACGGCCGTGCCGTTCATCCCGCAGTTCCTGGTGGGCCTGGGCAACGTCGACGAGGTCACCGGCTACGACCAGCAGCTGGTCGACGACCGCGCCGACTCGCTGAGCCAGGCGCTGATGATGGAGACGAAGTTCTGGGACATGTACGGCGACGACACCGTCTGGTACGCCCTGATCATCGCCGGCCTGGTGGGCCTCGCCGTGCTCGCGTTCACGGGCGGGACGTGGCTGACCGCGCTGTGGACGCTCGGCTTCGGCGGCACGGTCTACTGCCTGATGCCCTTCGACAACTGGCTGGGCACCGCCCTGGAGATGTTCACCGCCTTCCACTACAACGCCTCGCACCGCGTGGTGCTCATCTGCGCGATGGCGGTCTCGGCCGGGGTCGGCGCGCTGATCGCCGCGCTCGGCGCCGCGTTGCAGCTGTGGGCGGCGCGCGCCCGACGTGGCGGGCGGGAGCAGATTGACGACGCCCCGGTGGCCGACGCCGAGACCGACCTCGCCGTCGGCGGGGTGGACGACATGGACCGCACGGACGCGGGCCGCACCGATCTGGACCGGACGGACGCGGACCGGGCCGACGGGGACCGCACCGCCGGGGACGTGGAATCCGCACGGCCCGGCGGCTCGCACGCGGTGGGCCGCGGGACGGTCACGGGGGCGGCGGCCCAGGACCCCGAGACCGGTGTCATGCCCGTCGTCGACGCCGCACCGGCGGTCATCGAACCGGCCGGGCGGGACGCCGGGGACGACGCGGAGGAGGCCGCCGGCCGCGGCGGCTGGGTGCAGGCGGCCCAGGCCGCGGCCGTCGTCGGCGCCGCCGCGCTGGTGATGACCACGCAGCTGCCCGCGGTGGCCAGCGCGGAGGACCACGGCCTGCAGCTCATGACCGCCTCGGCCGACCGGCAGGGCCGCGTCATCTCGAAGGCGGACCTGCGCGCGTTCGACTTCCTGCGCGAGCAGGTGGACGCCTCCCCGGAGCCGTTCTCCATCCTCTCCGCGCCCGAGGAGGGCATGGGCTGGGGCTACATCATCGACGACCTGCCGATGGTCTTCTCGCACTACCTCAACGACCGCCAGACCGACCCGCTGGACACCACCCAGCTGGTCTTCCACGCCGACCTGATCAACGGCGACCCTCTCAACCCGATGGACGAGGCCGCCTGCCGGCTGGGCGTGCGCTACATCATCGCCTCGCCGCCGATGTTCTGGCCGAACCTGGAGCCCTACGGGTCCTTCGTGAACCTCGCCAACGCCCCGGGGCTCACCCTGGTCCACGAGGAGCGCGGCGCGGAGCCGATCGACGACGTCTTCGTCTACGAGGTCGACAGCTGGGACCCGCGCTACTGCCGCAGCGTGCGCTGA
- a CDS encoding AbgT family transporter produces the protein MDDKTDRTHEPTGSGSTAQADAPRSRLGRLGDRTLDGIEKVGNKLPTPFLLFTYLFLITALASSVMAWAGVSVAVPGSDEELHVKGLFTGEGLVWLTENVAENYIGFPPLVTVLPIMLAVGIAERSGMLSALIRKLFGSANKTVLPYAVGVIGVTASVMADAAFVVVPPLAAMVFRAAGRHPVAGLLGGFAAVGAGYSTALVPTSLDALFAGITNAVMGTLPGHEATEVNPVSNYFFNIASAVLLGFVAGWLIDRVLEPRMWRQDVPVERTASGQQEFETAKADDHRLDPELTAREWAALKVSLGVTLLVGVVITAAVLWPGSPWRNEDGGYLPQSPLLNSIVFIVVVFFAVMGIAYGMVAGTIRRFEDVVDMMGKSLVDLSGFLVLAFILGQFVELFNWTGIGTWTAVKGAALLESIGLTGFAAIVGFAVLASVLNLLIISGSAMWTLMAAVFVPMFALLGYEPGFTQAAFRVGDSATQIITPMNPYMIVILGLLRRYEPKAGLGTLMSRLVVFVVPFWITWVGLLAVWFYLDLPLGPGQGVFLAG, from the coding sequence ATGGACGACAAGACCGACCGCACCCACGAACCGACCGGGTCCGGCTCGACCGCGCAGGCCGACGCCCCGCGCTCCCGGCTGGGCCGCCTCGGCGACCGCACCCTCGACGGCATCGAGAAGGTGGGCAACAAGCTGCCCACGCCCTTCCTCCTGTTCACCTACCTCTTCCTGATCACCGCCCTGGCCTCCTCGGTGATGGCCTGGGCAGGCGTCTCGGTCGCGGTGCCCGGCTCCGACGAGGAGCTCCACGTCAAGGGGCTGTTCACCGGCGAGGGCCTGGTGTGGCTGACCGAGAACGTCGCCGAGAACTACATCGGCTTCCCGCCCCTGGTCACCGTGCTGCCGATCATGCTCGCCGTCGGCATCGCCGAGCGCTCCGGGATGCTCTCCGCGCTGATCCGCAAGCTCTTCGGCAGCGCCAACAAGACCGTGCTGCCCTACGCCGTCGGCGTGATCGGCGTGACCGCCTCGGTGATGGCCGACGCCGCCTTCGTCGTCGTGCCGCCGCTGGCCGCCATGGTCTTCCGCGCCGCCGGCCGCCACCCGGTCGCCGGTCTGCTCGGCGGGTTCGCCGCCGTGGGCGCCGGCTACTCGACCGCGCTGGTGCCCACCAGCCTCGACGCCCTGTTCGCCGGCATCACCAACGCCGTGATGGGCACGCTGCCCGGCCACGAGGCCACCGAGGTCAACCCGGTGTCCAACTACTTCTTCAACATCGCCTCCGCCGTGCTGCTCGGCTTCGTCGCCGGTTGGCTGATCGACCGCGTCCTCGAGCCGCGCATGTGGCGCCAGGACGTCCCCGTCGAGCGCACCGCCTCCGGCCAGCAGGAGTTCGAGACCGCCAAGGCCGACGACCACCGCCTCGACCCCGAGCTGACCGCCCGCGAGTGGGCCGCCCTGAAGGTCTCGCTCGGGGTGACCCTGCTCGTCGGCGTGGTCATCACCGCCGCGGTGCTCTGGCCCGGCTCCCCCTGGCGCAACGAGGACGGCGGCTACCTGCCGCAGTCCCCGCTGCTCAACTCGATCGTCTTCATCGTCGTGGTCTTCTTCGCGGTGATGGGCATCGCCTACGGCATGGTCGCCGGCACGATCCGCCGCTTCGAGGACGTCGTCGACATGATGGGCAAGTCCCTGGTCGACCTCTCCGGCTTCCTCGTGCTCGCGTTCATCCTGGGGCAGTTCGTCGAGCTGTTCAACTGGACCGGCATCGGCACCTGGACCGCCGTCAAGGGCGCGGCGCTGCTCGAGTCCATCGGGCTGACCGGCTTCGCGGCCATCGTCGGCTTCGCCGTCCTGGCCAGCGTGCTCAACCTGCTGATCATCTCCGGCTCCGCGATGTGGACCCTGATGGCCGCCGTCTTCGTGCCCATGTTCGCCCTGCTCGGCTACGAGCCCGGTTTCACCCAGGCCGCCTTCCGCGTGGGCGACTCGGCCACCCAGATCATCACCCCGATGAACCCGTACATGATCGTCATCCTCGGCCTGCTGCGCCGCTACGAGCCGAAGGCGGGACTCGGCACGCTGATGAGCCGGCTGGTCGTCTTCGTCGTGCCCTTCTGGATCACCTGGGTCGGCCTGCTGGCCGTCTGGTTCTACCTCGATCTCCCGTTGGGCCCCGGCCAGGGCGTCTTTTTGGCAGGGTAG
- a CDS encoding amidohydrolase, giving the protein MDTPSTAYLDHTRKLLDARAARARERAEAARAGAADAGGAPAGGGSGGGASSEGGGSGSGAGGDVASLSWERIAADAEELRGELRDLAFDLHDHPEEAFEEHHAAAALAQLLRAHGHRVETGVGGLPTALRAVAQTPGGGTSAIEGDGDAGDARDAGPTVAILAEYDALPGLGHGCGHNIIAAAGVGAFLAAARELERGVTGPGRIVLLGTPAEEGHTGKEHMIRGGAFDGVDAAVMVHPFGYDLAEHAWVGRRTMTATFRGISAHASSQPFMGRNALDAATLAYQGFGLLRQQMPPSDRLHAVIDSGGRRPSVIPDEARLSVYVRSLIPAALRDLSARVDDVLLGAARMAGVDVELDWDIHPPSLPVRNNHVLARRWARTQALRGRTALPGGILPDSLAASTDFGNVSHLVPGIHPMIKIGPDDAALHTARFAECSRSGAGVDAAVDAAAGLAQVAVDMLNEPELLAEARAEFEAAGGRLAVADYLG; this is encoded by the coding sequence ATGGACACGCCGTCGACCGCGTACCTGGACCACACCCGAAAGCTTCTCGACGCCCGCGCCGCCCGTGCCCGTGAGCGGGCCGAGGCCGCGCGCGCCGGGGCCGCCGACGCCGGCGGTGCGCCCGCGGGAGGCGGTTCCGGGGGAGGGGCCTCATCCGAGGGAGGCGGATCCGGTTCCGGGGCCGGTGGCGACGTCGCCTCCCTGTCCTGGGAGCGCATCGCCGCCGACGCCGAGGAGCTGCGCGGCGAGCTGCGCGACCTGGCCTTCGACCTGCACGACCACCCCGAGGAGGCCTTCGAGGAGCACCACGCCGCCGCCGCGCTCGCGCAGCTGCTGCGCGCCCACGGCCACCGCGTCGAGACCGGCGTCGGGGGCCTGCCCACCGCCCTGCGGGCGGTGGCGCAGACGCCGGGCGGCGGGACGTCGGCAATCGAGGGGGACGGGGACGCCGGCGACGCCCGCGACGCCGGGCCGACCGTCGCGATCCTCGCCGAGTACGACGCGCTGCCCGGCCTCGGCCACGGCTGCGGGCACAACATCATCGCCGCCGCCGGGGTCGGCGCCTTCCTCGCCGCCGCCCGCGAACTCGAGCGGGGTGTGACCGGCCCGGGGCGGATCGTGCTGCTGGGCACCCCGGCCGAGGAGGGCCACACCGGCAAGGAACACATGATCCGCGGCGGCGCCTTCGACGGCGTCGACGCCGCCGTGATGGTCCACCCCTTCGGCTACGACCTCGCCGAACACGCCTGGGTGGGCCGGCGCACCATGACCGCGACCTTCCGCGGCATCTCCGCGCACGCCTCCTCCCAGCCGTTCATGGGGCGCAATGCGCTGGACGCCGCGACGCTGGCCTACCAGGGCTTCGGGCTGCTGCGCCAGCAGATGCCGCCGAGCGACCGGCTGCACGCCGTCATCGACTCGGGTGGGCGGCGCCCTTCGGTCATCCCGGACGAGGCGCGCTTGTCGGTCTACGTGCGCTCCCTGATCCCGGCGGCGCTGCGCGACCTGTCCGCGCGTGTCGACGACGTGCTGCTCGGCGCCGCGCGCATGGCCGGCGTCGACGTCGAGCTGGACTGGGACATCCACCCGCCGAGCCTGCCGGTGCGCAACAACCACGTGCTCGCCCGGCGCTGGGCGCGCACCCAGGCGTTGCGCGGGCGCACGGCGCTGCCCGGCGGGATCCTGCCGGACTCGCTGGCGGCCTCCACCGACTTCGGCAACGTCTCGCACCTGGTGCCCGGCATCCACCCGATGATCAAGATCGGCCCCGACGACGCCGCGCTGCACACTGCGCGCTTCGCCGAGTGCTCCCGCAGCGGGGCGGGTGTCGACGCCGCGGTGGACGCCGCCGCGGGCCTGGCCCAGGTGGCCGTGGACATGCTCAATGAGCCGGAGCTGCTGGCCGAGGCGCGCGCCGAGTTCGAGGCGGCCGGCGGGCGCCTGGCGGTGGCCGACTACCTGGGGTGA
- a CDS encoding nitroreductase family protein translates to MLTVDEAIRSRRATRKYTDQVPSDEVVDRVAELALEAPSAFNAQMRDLVVVRDHDVKQALFDASGQRQFLDAPVVFVAVGRSEVEQDDDEEILGAERAKNLRAGRAKRSEAVRREHGLRDAMLVAGFLLVAAQAEGLATSPTTGWDEEKVKEAIGLGGRADRSIALVVAAGYPDETPAHPGRAASRRVNDRY, encoded by the coding sequence ATGCTCACCGTCGACGAAGCCATCCGTTCGCGCCGCGCCACCCGTAAGTACACCGACCAGGTGCCCTCCGACGAGGTCGTCGACCGCGTCGCCGAGCTCGCCCTCGAGGCGCCCAGCGCCTTCAACGCGCAGATGCGCGACCTCGTCGTCGTGCGCGACCACGACGTCAAGCAGGCCCTCTTCGACGCCTCCGGCCAGCGGCAGTTCCTCGACGCGCCCGTCGTCTTCGTCGCCGTCGGCCGCTCCGAGGTCGAGCAGGACGACGACGAGGAGATCCTCGGCGCCGAGCGCGCGAAGAACCTGCGCGCCGGGCGGGCCAAGCGCTCCGAGGCCGTCCGCCGCGAGCACGGCCTGCGCGACGCGATGCTCGTCGCCGGCTTCCTGCTCGTCGCCGCCCAGGCCGAGGGGCTGGCGACCAGCCCGACGACCGGCTGGGACGAGGAGAAGGTCAAGGAGGCCATCGGGCTCGGCGGGCGCGCCGACCGCTCCATCGCGCTCGTCGTCGCCGCCGGCTACCCCGACGAGACCCCGGCCCATCCGGGCCGCGCGGCCAGCCGCCGCGTCAACGACCGCTACTGA
- a CDS encoding phage holin family protein: MRMIWNLFVHAVATAFALLVVTAFVPGVDVSVPATPLVGDGEHDRLWVFLGVGAIIVLLNMLVKPVLQLLGLPLTILTLGLFALVINAAMLLLAAAVAQSVGLGLTVSGFWAAVFGSIVLGLVNAIVSPITAGLTRR, translated from the coding sequence ATGCGCATGATCTGGAACCTCTTCGTGCACGCCGTCGCCACCGCCTTCGCCCTGCTCGTCGTCACCGCCTTCGTGCCCGGGGTGGACGTCTCCGTCCCGGCCACCCCGCTGGTCGGCGACGGCGAACACGACCGTCTGTGGGTCTTCCTGGGCGTCGGCGCGATCATCGTGCTGCTCAACATGCTGGTCAAGCCGGTGCTCCAGCTGCTCGGCCTGCCACTGACCATCCTCACGCTGGGCCTTTTCGCGCTGGTGATCAACGCCGCGATGCTGCTGCTGGCCGCCGCGGTGGCCCAGTCGGTGGGCCTAGGGCTGACGGTCTCGGGCTTCTGGGCCGCGGTCTTCGGCTCGATCGTGCTGGGCCTGGTCAACGCCATCGTCAGCCCGATCACCGCGGGACTGACCCGGCGCTGA
- a CDS encoding HAD family hydrolase, with protein sequence MSNPTLLFDMYGVLMRLPGPSFRRGVLAAAGGNEDIWPVYAELRPALDAARVTEVNYWRQVALRAGVEDLDIQEAIAADYGDCLEADHEVVDKVLALRDEGYRIGILSNIPTGLAARVRRRHSGWLDEFDAVTFSCDIGVAKPDTQAFAVAVDALGASPRDTVFFDDREDYIAGAEAAGLRAVLFTGWDSVAGELGIK encoded by the coding sequence ATGAGTAACCCCACCCTGCTGTTCGACATGTACGGCGTGCTCATGCGTCTTCCCGGCCCGAGCTTCCGCCGCGGCGTCCTCGCCGCCGCCGGCGGCAACGAGGACATCTGGCCGGTCTACGCGGAGCTGCGCCCCGCCCTGGACGCCGCCCGGGTCACCGAGGTCAACTACTGGCGCCAGGTCGCCCTGCGCGCCGGGGTCGAGGACCTCGACATCCAGGAGGCCATCGCCGCCGACTACGGCGACTGCCTCGAGGCCGACCACGAGGTCGTCGACAAGGTCCTGGCCCTGCGCGACGAGGGTTACAGGATCGGGATCCTCTCCAACATCCCGACCGGGCTGGCCGCGCGCGTGCGTCGGCGCCACTCCGGGTGGCTCGACGAGTTCGACGCGGTGACCTTCTCCTGCGACATCGGTGTGGCCAAGCCGGACACCCAGGCCTTCGCGGTGGCCGTCGACGCGCTCGGCGCCTCGCCGCGCGACACCGTCTTCTTCGACGACCGCGAGGACTACATCGCCGGCGCTGAGGCCGCGGGGCTGCGCGCGGTGCTCTTCACCGGCTGGGACTCCGTGGCCGGGGAGCTGGGGATCAAATGA
- a CDS encoding gamma carbonic anhydrase family protein gives MTGPYFYEYAGRRPTVHPDAWIAPTATLIGDVTVAAGASVFYGVVLRGDVGAIRVGERTNIQDNCVLHVDTGEECVLGDDVTVGHLALVHSAHVADGCLIGMGSKVLSRSRIGEGSLIAAGAVVLEGAEIPPRSLAAGVPAKVRRELTAEESQAFIPHAANYVETAQKQGARVEPDRP, from the coding sequence ATGACCGGGCCCTACTTCTACGAGTACGCCGGCCGCCGGCCCACCGTGCACCCGGACGCGTGGATCGCGCCGACCGCGACCCTGATCGGCGACGTCACCGTCGCCGCCGGCGCCTCCGTCTTCTACGGGGTGGTCTTACGCGGCGACGTCGGCGCGATCCGCGTCGGCGAGCGCACCAACATCCAGGACAACTGCGTGCTGCACGTCGACACCGGCGAGGAGTGCGTGCTCGGCGACGACGTCACCGTCGGCCACCTGGCCCTGGTGCACAGCGCGCACGTGGCCGACGGCTGCCTGATCGGCATGGGCTCGAAGGTGCTCTCGCGCTCGCGGATCGGCGAGGGCTCGCTGATCGCCGCCGGCGCGGTCGTCCTCGAGGGCGCGGAGATCCCGCCGCGCTCGCTGGCCGCCGGGGTGCCCGCGAAGGTGCGCCGGGAGCTGACGGCCGAGGAGTCCCAGGCCTTCATCCCGCACGCCGCGAACTACGTGGAGACCGCGCAGAAGCAGGGCGCGCGCGTCGAGCCGGACCGGCCGTAG
- the arsB gene encoding ACR3 family arsenite efflux transporter, protein MSLLDRFLPVWILVAMAAGLALGRLVPGLGEALGDLKVNGISLPIAVGLMVMMYPPLAKVRFDKARQVAADRRVMVVSLILNWLVGPALMFALAWLFLFDQPELRTGVIIVGLARCIAMVLVWSDLSCADREVTAVLVAVNAVFQVLMFGVLGWFYLEALPGWLGLPGSPVDFSLGAIVGAVLVFLGVPLAAGAASRVIGERTRGRRWYEERFLPAVSPLALIGLLYTIVLLFSLQGEKITAQPLTVARVALPLLAYFLLMFALALFTARAAGLNYARSTSVAFTAAGNNFELAIAVCIGTFGAASAPALAGTIGPLIEIPVLVGLVYVALWAGPRLFPGNPTVPVAR, encoded by the coding sequence ATGTCACTGCTCGACCGGTTTCTGCCGGTGTGGATCCTCGTGGCCATGGCGGCCGGACTCGCCCTGGGCCGCCTCGTGCCCGGCCTCGGCGAGGCCCTCGGCGACCTCAAGGTCAACGGCATCTCCCTGCCGATCGCCGTCGGGTTGATGGTGATGATGTACCCGCCGCTGGCCAAGGTGCGCTTCGACAAGGCGCGGCAGGTGGCCGCGGACCGGCGGGTCATGGTGGTCTCGCTGATCCTGAACTGGCTCGTCGGCCCGGCCCTGATGTTCGCCCTGGCGTGGCTCTTCCTCTTCGACCAGCCCGAGCTGCGCACGGGCGTGATCATTGTCGGGCTGGCGCGGTGCATCGCGATGGTCCTGGTGTGGAGCGACCTCTCCTGCGCCGACCGCGAGGTCACGGCGGTGCTCGTGGCCGTCAACGCCGTCTTCCAGGTGCTCATGTTCGGCGTGCTGGGCTGGTTCTACCTCGAGGCGTTGCCCGGTTGGCTCGGGCTGCCCGGCTCCCCCGTCGACTTCTCGCTCGGCGCGATCGTCGGTGCGGTGCTGGTGTTCCTGGGCGTGCCGCTCGCCGCGGGCGCCGCCTCGCGCGTGATCGGCGAACGGACCCGGGGCCGGCGGTGGTACGAGGAGCGGTTCCTGCCGGCGGTCAGCCCGCTGGCGCTGATCGGCCTGCTCTACACGATCGTGCTGCTGTTCTCCCTGCAGGGCGAGAAGATCACCGCGCAGCCGCTGACGGTCGCGCGGGTGGCGCTGCCGCTGCTGGCCTACTTCCTGCTCATGTTCGCCCTGGCGTTGTTCACCGCGCGGGCGGCCGGGCTGAACTACGCGCGGTCGACCTCGGTGGCCTTCACCGCCGCGGGCAACAACTTCGAGCTGGCCATCGCGGTGTGCATCGGCACGTTCGGCGCGGCCTCCGCCCCCGCGCTGGCGGGCACGATCGGCCCGCTGATCGAGATCCCCGTCCTCGTGGGCCTGGTCTACGTCGCGCTGTGGGCGGGCCCACGGCTCTTCCCGGGTAACCCGACGGTGCCGGTCGCGCGCTGA
- a CDS encoding ArsR/SmtB family transcription factor yields MQENQTAGCCSLGSGPLDDAQATRYAGLFKVLAEPNRLRILAQLAAEGCAPLSVNDLTAMLGLSQPTVSHHLQKLTAAGLLERRRRGRHVVHTVCPGPFAELRTVLQMD; encoded by the coding sequence ATGCAGGAGAACCAGACCGCCGGGTGCTGCTCGTTGGGCAGTGGCCCGCTCGACGACGCCCAGGCGACGCGCTACGCGGGACTCTTCAAGGTCCTCGCCGAACCGAACCGGCTGCGCATTCTCGCGCAGCTGGCCGCCGAGGGGTGCGCGCCGCTCAGCGTCAACGACCTGACGGCGATGCTCGGGCTGAGTCAGCCGACGGTCTCGCACCACCTGCAGAAGCTCACCGCCGCCGGCCTTCTTGAGCGCCGCCGTCGGGGGCGCCACGTCGTGCACACCGTCTGCCCCGGACCGTTCGCCGAGCTGCGCACGGTCCTCCAGATGGACTGA
- a CDS encoding FAD-dependent oxidoreductase, with the protein MVARDLAGRELDHEAIVVGGGQSGLATAFYLLRAGVDVLVLDDQRGPGGAWRHAWPSLTLFSTAGFSNLPGTPMPAHDGFPPAAHVVDYLEMYERRHRIPVERPVHVERVEREGTPAGTGFRVRAAAAAGREGREWRCAHVIAATGTWSAPFVPAYPGRFTGRQWHSANYPGPDPFAGRTVAVVGAANSAAQIAAELIEDPDVGEVTWYARHAPRWMPDDVDGRVLFRRNRERFRSIAAGRPDPGADSQLGDIVVLPQVRRMRDAGRLSATPMFNSLSEVDAEHLIWCTGFRPALGPFRGLLAGAAADAGADEPVAGLHLVGYGDRTGPGSATILGVGPYAKAVAREVAAAVGKTGR; encoded by the coding sequence GTGGTTGCGCGCGATCTCGCCGGTCGGGAGCTCGACCACGAGGCCATCGTCGTCGGCGGCGGGCAGTCCGGCCTGGCCACCGCCTTCTACCTGCTGCGCGCCGGGGTCGACGTGCTGGTCCTCGATGACCAGCGGGGCCCGGGCGGCGCGTGGCGGCACGCCTGGCCGTCGCTGACCCTGTTCTCCACGGCGGGGTTCTCCAACCTCCCCGGCACCCCGATGCCCGCCCACGACGGCTTCCCGCCCGCCGCGCACGTGGTCGACTACCTGGAGATGTACGAGCGGCGCCACCGCATCCCCGTCGAGCGGCCGGTCCACGTCGAACGCGTCGAGCGCGAGGGCACGCCCGCGGGCACCGGGTTCCGGGTGCGGGCCGCCGCGGCGGCGGGGCGCGAGGGCCGGGAGTGGAGGTGCGCGCACGTCATCGCCGCGACCGGGACCTGGTCGGCGCCATTCGTGCCCGCGTACCCGGGGCGGTTCACCGGCCGGCAGTGGCACTCCGCGAACTACCCGGGCCCGGACCCCTTCGCCGGGCGGACGGTGGCGGTGGTCGGCGCGGCGAACTCGGCCGCCCAGATCGCCGCCGAGCTCATCGAGGATCCGGACGTCGGCGAGGTGACCTGGTACGCCCGGCACGCCCCGCGCTGGATGCCCGACGATGTCGACGGGCGGGTGCTCTTCCGCCGCAACCGCGAACGCTTCCGCAGCATCGCGGCCGGGCGACCCGACCCGGGTGCGGACTCACAGCTGGGCGACATCGTGGTCCTCCCGCAGGTGCGTCGCATGCGCGACGCCGGCCGCCTGAGCGCGACCCCGATGTTCAACTCTCTCTCGGAGGTCGACGCCGAGCATCTGATCTGGTGCACCGGATTCCGCCCGGCGCTCGGCCCGTTCCGCGGGTTGCTGGCGGGTGCCGCAGCGGACGCCGGCGCCGATGAGCCGGTCGCCGGCCTCCACCTGGTCGGCTACGGGGACCGCACCGGCCCGGGCTCGGCGACGATCTTGGGGGTGGGGCCCTACGCCAAGGCCGTGGCGCGCGAGGTGGCGGCTGCGGTGGGTAAGACCGGGCGTTAA